TCCTGGCGCTTGCGCTCCTGAGCTCGGCGTGGGGCTCCGTGGCCGCGGGAGTGTCCATGGCCAGCCCCAGCAGGAGGCTGATGGAGCTCTACAAGCCGCCGCCCAGCGACATGCTGAGGTaccacggcggcgccgtgctGAGCGGCGACATCTCCGTCTCCGTCCTCTGGTACGGCCGCTTCACGCCGGCGCAGAAGGCCATCGTCACCgacttcctcctctccctctccgccgcGGCGCAGGGGCCTTCCGTCGCCCAGTGGTGGAGCAACATCAACCGGCTCTACCTCTCcaaggcggcggccgccagcaAGAACggcgcccacggcggcggcgccaggatCGCGCGGGTGGTCCTGGCCGGGCAGGTCTCGGACGAGGGTTGCTCGCTGGGGAAGAGCCTGAAGATGTCCCAGCTCCCGGCGctggcggcgagggcgcgccCGGCGAaggtgggcggcggcgtcgcgctggTGCTCACGGCGCAGGACGTGGCGGTGGAGGGCTTCTGCGCGAGCCGGTGCGGGCACCACGGctcgtacggcggcggcggcgcgcgcgcggcgtaCGCGTGGGTGGGGAACCCGGCGACGCAGTGCCCCGGGCAGTGCGCGTGGCCGTTCCACCAGCCGGTGTACGGGCCCCaggcgccgccgctggtggcCCCCAACGGGGACGCCGGAATGGACGGCGCGGTGATCAGCGTGGCCAGCATGGTGGCCGGCGCGGTGACCAACCCGTTCGGGGACGGGTTCTACCAGGGCGACCGCGGCGCGCCGCTGGAGGCCGCCACGGCGTGCGCGGGGGTGTACGGCAGGGGCGCCTACCCCGGGTACGCCGGGGAGCTGCTCGTGGATAAGGCGACGGGCGCCAGCTACAACGCCAACGGGGCCCGCGGGAGGAAGTACCTGCTCCCGGCGCTGTACGACCCCGACACGGGTGACTGCGCCACCTTGGTGTGAGAAgagagcgcgcgcgcggcgccgtgTCTTGGCATCCGTCAGTGGAAGATAAAGTGACGATGTGCTTGTGCGTCAGCGTGTGTGTAGTAATTTGGCGAAGGTCGAAATGGAGTGTTGTCTAAGGGTCTCATTGGTTGgatgctaaaattttagcatgTTAGAGTTTTGGCAAGCTAAAAGTTGGATAAAAAACTTGCtaaacatggaaaaaaaattgtaaatagTGGTCAAAATTTTAGCATGCCAACATTTTGACATGCCAACATTTTGACATCAAACCAATTAGACCCTGAAACACCAACTGGATGTAAACTGTATAAAATGTGAAGTATCTGTTTCTCAAGGGCTCTGTCTCGTCTTCTATAACTCTGTATTGAATCGTGCTGGACTGTTTTCGTGCTTTGATATGAAAATTCTGAAAGATCCGATTCTGAATTTTGAAGTGGATGAGTGAGCTTGATCAGTTGGTCTGCGGGAGCGGAAGCCTGGCATGTCCACAGGCATTAGGCAACATCGACGATTTCTTTTTTAGATAACGCGGCTACGATTTCTTGATCGCAGAACGTGCTAAAAGGGCCTAGAATTTACTTGTTTGCCAGAGGAAAGCCGTACTAGAGTGGGGCCCATTTGTGTGTATTGTTGCCTGCCTGGCTGGTGGCATCTGGCCGGGTGGGGGTGGTGAGCCGAGGCAAAGCCTGGCCCAATACTACATACCTAGTATGAATTCGGACTTCGGAGTTTCGAACCTTCGTTCCCTTTGTTCATCATCATGTCTGCGCGTTTCGAGAAAGCCGAAACCTTTGCACTTGCCAGCCAGCTCAGGTCAACGGCTAGCAGAAAGTACGAAGTTTATTCCAATACACGACAATACCACGCGACCTTTCCATAGTGTGTCAACTACTCAAgcaccagccaccaccaccagggctTCTCTTTGATGCATTTGACGTCAAACATTTCCGAAGCGCAGTTGATCCTCATGCACTAGTACTAGCAGTGCAGTCCAAGAATCTGCGTCACATGATTCGGGGCCTAGTGGATGTGCACCAGGAAACGAGTTCGATCTACCCAAAGCCGACCATGTCCGATCCTGTGGGaaccggaaaaaaaaaacttctaacGATCCTCGCGTTGCGCTACGGGCACCAGCTCCATGATGCGTTCAGCCGTTCACGTCCAGAATCGTGGTGCACGACTGGAgcttcggcggcggtgctcgccTCGCCTGCTCCAGCCACAGGAACTCTCACCAAATCACCAATTCACTATGCGTCCATGGGCAAAGGCGAGGCTTTTTTTCTCGCGCCGCACTCGCCAGGTTCCCGGGAACGCGCGCGCGCgaccgtggccggccggccccgagCCCCCGACCTCGGCGGCCGGGATACCACCTTGACGAGCTGGCCGGCCAGATTTTCGGTGGATTCTGGATGGTTGCCGGGATCGCGAGGTTATTTCGTCGCTTTCGTGTGCCTTCGACGCTGCGCTTGCTGCCTAGTACTGTACGAAAGTACTACTCCGCTTACGTGACAATGCAAAGCCCCGTTGGTCAAGTCCCGTGCCTACGATACTGCCACGAGCAGCGAGAGCGCTCTGAACGTTTCAGTTCGCCAATTCGCACGCCGTGCCTTGCACCGGGAAATCTACGCATCAGCCGACCACCGTCTGTGAGCTCTGAGCACCGTTCAAATAAGAAACAAACCTTTGCCTGCAGCAATGCTGCAACTGCAAACGTGCATATGGCGTGACACGATGGTAATTTGAACATGGATGCGTGCCATGATCAGATCACAGATCAGCTTGCGCCACGGAGCAGGAAGGTTTATCAATGGCCTATAAATCCCTTGTTAACGGAGCCCTTCGTCTCGCAATCAGCAAGTCCCCGAGTTTACCATCATCTTCCGATCTTAACTCGATCGTAGTTGCGGACTGATTCCAAATGGATTCTCGCAGCTTGATCTCTACGAAGGCGCTACAGATGGTAACAACCACGCTGATCCTCCTGAGCCTGGCGCGGCCGTCGCTGTGCCAGCGGCGGGAGCTCGAGCTGGTGGAGGCCCCGGCGGGCGACCAGCTGACGTaccacggcggcgccgtcctcAGCGGCGACATCCCCGTCTTCATCGTCTGGTACGGGAGCTTCTCGGCCGAGCAGAAGGCCATCGTCGTCGACTTCATCGAGTCGCTGACCTCCAAACCCCACTCCGCGACGCCCTCGGTCGCGCAGTGGTGGAGCACCATCCACAACGTCTACCtgtccacctccaccgccaccggcggcggcgacacgcgTATCCTCCTCGCCAGCCAGGCCTCCGACGAGCAGTACTCTCTCGGCAAGTCCCTGACGCTGGACCAGGTGTTCCAgctcgcggcgggcgcggggcccAGGAAGGGCGGGCTCGTGCTGGTGCTCACGGACCcgggcgtcgtcgtcgacggctTCGGCAGCGTGCGGTGCGGGCTCcacggcgccgacgccggcgcgggcTACGCCTACGCGTGGGCGGGTGACGCCAAGCGGCAGTGCCCCGGGCAGTGCGCGTGGCCGTTCGCGAAGCCGTCGTACGGCCCGCAGGACAAGCCCCTGGGCGCGCCCAACGGCGACGTCGGCGTCGACGGCATGATGGTGACGCTCGCCAGCATGGTGGCGGGGGCCGTGACCAACCCGTTCCGCGACGCCTACTACCAGGGCGAGAAGGACGCCGCGCTGGAGGCGTGCACGGCGTGCGCCGGGGTGTACGGAAGCGGATCGTACCCCGGGTACGCCGGGGACGTGCTCGTCGACAAGGACACCGGAGGCAGCTACAATGCCATTGGCGCCGGGGGACACAAGTACCTGCTCCCCGCCGTCTACGACACGGGGAAGCCTGGTTGCTCTACTTTGGTGTAGAGCCCGGAAAACGGTGACGAATTTCACTGCACGTCGTCGGCGCCGAAGGTGTAAATATACATAATTGTTTCTTCGATTTGCCGTTCTTATTTCGACGAGCTTATGGTGTTGACGCTTGCTGGGATCGTTGGAGGATCGGAGGATCTCTAAGAATTGGATAAAACAGAAGAGCGCGAAGTATGCTAAGCAAGGAGTTGTCTTTCAAAGACCAACGTACAAATCAAGATCAGTTTATCAAAATGAATAGAGATGAAATTGGGCGACCGATGCTGTGTGGACTCTGGATGACCAGCTATATATTTACTTATTTCTATGTACCTGGTTAGTTGGTTGCGCTATTATGGAAGAAGAAATGCAATACTATTTCTGAACAAAATCACATATATGACTGTAGACTTAATGACCTTGAGTTTGCACAGTTGGGTGGCTTGGCTACTTTGGTGTTCATTTTTCATCAAGTGTTTTTTGAGACATCAGAGGGTCTAAACTGCCAATCAACCCCGTTTGTAACAACTCTTGCAATAGTGCCCCCACAAGCACTGGTAGAGATGACTAAAAACTTcagatatctttttttttttgcgaggaagaTATCTTCTTGGAGTTAACTAAACCTTCTCTATGCATTTGAACATTTTTTAAGACTACTCCAAATGCCCATTCACACTTGTAGATCCAATCCATCAACCTGTGCTCCGTGCAGGCTAAAAAATTTAAGAGTATTTTAAAAAGAACATATGCTATAGAAGTTTGTTGATAAATTTGAGGctgatactaattaaaagtgcTTAATcttattctctctctctctctctctcatgtaaTCTTTATCCGGTTGTAACAGATATCATTACCGATTACTTCCATCCCTATTCATATATTACATCTTTTGCATCCCATCTCTATCTCAATGTGTGTTCAACAGTTAGTTGAACCTTAGCTTTAGTTATATTACCTCTTGTTGCAATCTATCTTTCATGACTCCATTggttcagattttttttcttcccaatTTCAATTTTACTTTGATAATGATGCTTATTATGTGGTCCACATGCCAAACATCATTCATCTATACTTTGTGTTAGTTTGTCCATATATTAGCAGAAATACATAGGTAATTTAGAAGTATGCATTTGGTATCTTAGGATATTATTTTCATAACGATAGTAGAAGTGATTAATTTGCATGTGCACATAGAGGGTTAGTTGTTACTTTAATAGGCAAACGTGTGTAATTTAGATGCTAATTTAGGGTTGTTTTAGATTATTATCTTATAATTAATAACATACACGGGTAATTTAGATGTGGATCTAGGGTATtatcttggattttttttacaaTGGTAGCGGTAagtaatttagatacaaactTTTTTACAATGGAAGTTGGTTTTATAACGGCAAACCTGAGTAATTTACTAAAATAATCTATACcttatacctaatattaaagagaggatgtttctttcatcaaCCGTCGTggatattttgcaaaaaaacccCTCAAGGTTTtggtaatcaacccgcagtccaaatgctgaagagggggggggggggggtttcgggtggaaaaagaagggaagggagggggttaaaggggaaaAAGCTTCTCTTTCTTCGAAACGGAGAGGCGAACGAGGGAGATTGGACGCGGGCGGCCAGCAACGTCAgtggtgcggcggccggcgtcctGGGCTTGACCGCGGCCatggagaaggggaggagggtgAGGCCGCGAGGCTTGGGCGAGGGGAGCGCGCCGCtaccgccggcgaggccggggTGCCTCGGCGTCTGCTCCGGGGGTCACGTCATGCGCGACGCCGTCCTCCGCGATGCGGGGTCGGAGGCCGCAACAGCCACCCCACCCGTTGAagatccgcggcggcggcgacggccgcgtgGGGAGGGGTCGAAGGGCACGAGGCCGCAGCTGCCGGAGGGGCCCGGAGGAGATCGAGAAGCTTGCCCACCGACGACAGAAGGGATGACACCGggaccggaggaggagggcagcgGACGCAACGAGATCTGCTTGCCGGCGGCGATTGCCGCCGCCACGCACGAGGAGGCCGCGTCGTGgtcggaggaggcggcagcgcgGTGGGTCTGTGGCGTCGCTGTGCCACTCCAGGTCCACCTCCACGACGCTTGGGAAAAAAAACTTGTCAGGTGAAGGGGGAAAAGCCTCACGGTCCCAGACCGGCGCCACCGACGGCGCCGGCAGCCCCTGCGCCATCTCACCGGCCGCCTTGAGGAACTGCACTGCGCTCTGCCTGTTTAACAAGGTGCTGAGAGGCGACGATGTTCAGCCTTGCCTCTGTTGAAGACGTCGTTCAGCACGGGCAGCCTGCCTACGGCGGCACAACGGCCCTTTCGAGATCTGCTGTGAGGGCGCCTACGGGAGTCGCATGTGCTTCTCGACTCACCCACCGGCGGCAagtccctcttcctcctctgcccCACTTCTAGCACGCGTCCCTAGCCGTTCCTCCATTGCCAGGTGCACCTtgctctccctttcttttctctctcctcagtTGTTTGCCAGCTCTTGGATAAAAGAAATTGCTCTCTCTTGGTAATCGTTGCTTTTTGTTTGCTCATTAAAATTACTGCTACGTGATAATCGATGGATCAATAGATAAATCAATTACTGCAGCAATAGTGTCAATCTCTTTTCCCTGCTATTCAGTTGTCGTCCTGTAGTCTGCTATGCTCTGAATGTTTCCAACCCTTCTGCTTGCTCTGAATATTCCCAACCTTTCTACTATTCGTTGACACctgcttttc
Above is a genomic segment from Setaria viridis chromosome 4, Setaria_viridis_v4.0, whole genome shotgun sequence containing:
- the LOC117853208 gene encoding protein PHOSPHATE-INDUCED 1 homolog, producing the protein MASAASSSFLRRRTHALLLLLALALLSSAWGSVAAGVSMASPSRRLMELYKPPPSDMLRYHGGAVLSGDISVSVLWYGRFTPAQKAIVTDFLLSLSAAAQGPSVAQWWSNINRLYLSKAAAASKNGAHGGGARIARVVLAGQVSDEGCSLGKSLKMSQLPALAARARPAKVGGGVALVLTAQDVAVEGFCASRCGHHGSYGGGGARAAYAWVGNPATQCPGQCAWPFHQPVYGPQAPPLVAPNGDAGMDGAVISVASMVAGAVTNPFGDGFYQGDRGAPLEAATACAGVYGRGAYPGYAGELLVDKATGASYNANGARGRKYLLPALYDPDTGDCATLV
- the LOC117853966 gene encoding protein PHOSPHATE-INDUCED 1; protein product: MDSRSLISTKALQMVTTTLILLSLARPSLCQRRELELVEAPAGDQLTYHGGAVLSGDIPVFIVWYGSFSAEQKAIVVDFIESLTSKPHSATPSVAQWWSTIHNVYLSTSTATGGGDTRILLASQASDEQYSLGKSLTLDQVFQLAAGAGPRKGGLVLVLTDPGVVVDGFGSVRCGLHGADAGAGYAYAWAGDAKRQCPGQCAWPFAKPSYGPQDKPLGAPNGDVGVDGMMVTLASMVAGAVTNPFRDAYYQGEKDAALEACTACAGVYGSGSYPGYAGDVLVDKDTGGSYNAIGAGGHKYLLPAVYDTGKPGCSTLV